Proteins from a genomic interval of Youhaiella tibetensis:
- a CDS encoding outer membrane protein — MRKLIALVMVAVATLAIGPVRAADMPYYPPVIDVPNVDYGVAGSFYLRGSAGANLWWARNLENVCACGMDVNDKGYGYSLGAGFGYEAGNGLRADVTLDYLNNTGLAFANGRKANLRGGLALANVYYDFNFSGLSSSAGGFGAYVGAGLGGAWVDTTVNNADGTAWAWGDSFEAAGAVMAGVTYDMGAMVADVGYRGVYLPTIGNTPPNMTNAYNINNNWIHEVRGTLRYRFN; from the coding sequence ATGCGCAAGCTGATCGCATTGGTCATGGTGGCAGTAGCCACCCTCGCCATCGGCCCAGTGCGGGCCGCTGATATGCCGTACTATCCGCCAGTCATCGATGTGCCCAATGTGGACTACGGTGTCGCCGGGTCTTTCTATCTGCGCGGCAGCGCGGGCGCCAATCTGTGGTGGGCTCGCAACCTTGAAAACGTCTGCGCCTGCGGCATGGACGTTAACGACAAGGGCTACGGCTACAGCCTGGGCGCCGGCTTCGGTTACGAAGCGGGCAACGGCCTGCGCGCCGACGTCACGCTGGATTACCTCAACAATACCGGCCTTGCCTTCGCCAATGGCCGCAAGGCCAACCTGCGCGGCGGCCTGGCGCTCGCCAACGTCTATTACGACTTCAACTTCTCGGGTCTTTCGAGCTCGGCCGGCGGCTTCGGCGCCTATGTCGGCGCGGGCCTGGGCGGTGCATGGGTCGATACGACGGTCAACAATGCCGACGGCACGGCCTGGGCCTGGGGCGACAGCTTCGAGGCGGCCGGGGCCGTGATGGCCGGCGTGACCTACGACATGGGCGCCATGGTTGCCGATGTGGGCTATCGCGGCGTCTACCTGCCGACCATCGGCAACACGCCGCCGAACATGACCAACGCCTACAACATCAACAACAACTGGATCCACGAAGTGCGCGGCACGCTGCGCTACCGCTTCAACTAA
- the glmM gene encoding phosphoglucosamine mutase, protein MARQYFGTDGIRGLANGKKLTPELALKVGMATGIAFQRGDYRHRVVIGKDTRRSGYMIETALTAGFTAVGMDVFLLGPMPTPAVAMLTQSLRADLGVMISASHNPFDDNGIKLFRPDGYKLSDEVEAQIEELMNTDLTPRLQQGRGIGRAYRDEEARTRYIEYAKRTLPKRTDLSGLRVVLDCANGAAYKVAPTALWELGAELFTIGVEPDGFNINHKVGSTAPEAVAAKVRELRADVGIALDGDADRVIIVDENGTVVDGDQFMAVIAASWLARGQLQGGGIVATIMSNLGLERYLTTLGLGLERTQVGDRYVLEAMRAKGFNVGGEQSGHIILSDFTTTGDGLVAALQLLSVVKETGGSVSEICSRFQPVPQLLQSVRYGQGKPLENKKVVEVIEAARARLGAAGRLVIRESGTEPVIRVMGEADDKNLVASIVEDITSVIRQVA, encoded by the coding sequence ATGGCGAGACAATATTTCGGCACCGATGGCATTCGTGGGTTGGCCAACGGCAAGAAACTGACGCCGGAACTGGCGCTTAAGGTCGGCATGGCCACCGGCATTGCCTTTCAGCGCGGCGATTACCGTCATCGCGTGGTGATCGGCAAGGACACGCGACGCTCCGGCTACATGATCGAGACGGCGCTGACGGCGGGGTTCACCGCGGTGGGCATGGACGTGTTCCTGCTCGGACCGATGCCGACGCCGGCCGTGGCGATGCTCACCCAATCCCTGCGGGCGGACCTGGGCGTGATGATCTCGGCCTCCCACAATCCATTCGACGACAACGGCATCAAGCTCTTCCGGCCGGATGGCTACAAACTCTCCGACGAGGTGGAAGCCCAGATCGAAGAGCTGATGAACACCGATCTCACGCCGCGCCTGCAGCAGGGGCGAGGCATCGGGCGCGCCTATCGCGACGAAGAGGCGCGCACGCGCTATATCGAATATGCCAAGCGGACGCTGCCCAAGCGCACGGACCTGTCGGGCCTGCGCGTGGTGCTCGATTGCGCCAATGGCGCCGCCTACAAGGTCGCGCCCACCGCGCTCTGGGAACTGGGCGCGGAGCTTTTCACCATCGGCGTCGAGCCGGATGGCTTCAACATCAACCACAAGGTGGGCTCCACCGCGCCCGAAGCGGTGGCGGCCAAGGTGCGGGAGTTGCGCGCCGACGTCGGGATCGCACTCGATGGCGACGCCGACCGCGTGATCATCGTGGATGAGAACGGCACGGTGGTGGACGGGGACCAGTTCATGGCGGTGATCGCCGCATCCTGGCTGGCCCGCGGCCAGCTGCAGGGCGGCGGGATCGTGGCCACGATCATGTCCAATCTCGGGCTCGAGCGTTACCTCACCACGCTTGGCCTGGGGCTGGAGCGCACGCAGGTGGGCGACCGGTACGTGCTCGAAGCCATGCGCGCCAAGGGCTTCAATGTCGGCGGCGAGCAGTCGGGCCACATCATCCTTTCGGACTTCACGACTACCGGCGATGGCCTGGTGGCCGCGCTGCAACTGCTCTCGGTGGTCAAGGAGACGGGCGGCTCGGTTTCCGAGATCTGCTCGCGCTTCCAGCCCGTGCCGCAACTGCTCCAGAGCGTGCGCTACGGGCAGGGCAAGCCGCTCGAGAACAAGAAGGTGGTCGAGGTCATCGAGGCGGCCCGCGCCAGGCTGGGCGCAGCCGGCCGGCTGGTGATCCGCGAGTCCGGCACCGAGCCTGTCATTCGCGTGATGGGCGAGGCGGACGACAAGAATCTCGTCGCCTCGATCGTGGAAGACATCACCAGCGTCATCCGTCAGGTCGCCTGA
- the ftsH gene encoding ATP-dependent zinc metalloprotease FtsH — protein sequence MNGNFRNFAIWLVILFMLMGLFQVFQSSTRSISVADRSYSQFVSDVDAGKVSSVTITDNVVSGTLSDGSKFETVIPAGADIVPRLEQRGVSITAKAAEGSPFWSILLSSWLPFIVIIGVWFFFIRQMQGGGRGGAMGFGKSRAKLLTETQGKVTFEDVAGVDEAKQDLEEIVEFLRDPGKFQRLGGRIPRGVLLVGPPGTGKTLLARSVAGEANVPFFTISGSDFVEMFVGVGASRVRDMFDQAKKNAPCIIFIDEIDAVGRHRGAGLGGGNDEREQTLNQLLVEMDGFEANEGIILIAATNRPDVLDPALLRPGRFDRQVVVPNPDVTGRERILKVHVRKVPLAPDVDLKVLARGTPGFSGADLMNLVNEGALLAARRNKRFVTMAEFEDAKDKLMMGAERRTLAISEEEKKLTAYHEAGHALLAIKMEGSDPIHKATIIPRGRALGMVMRLPEKDQVSLTRQKCYADLAVAMGGRVAEEEIFGYDKVTSGASADIKMATGLARAMATEFGMSDKLGPLLYGDAQDEVFLGRSMMQRNTHLSDETQQLVDAEVKRFVEEGYGTAQKVIREYIDDLHTIAKALIEYETLTGDEIRGLMNGQSPFRESDSDTAPKSTGVPSAGKSVRKRPGPEPDSGLEPQPGS from the coding sequence ATGAACGGCAATTTTCGGAACTTCGCCATCTGGCTGGTTATCCTCTTCATGTTGATGGGCCTGTTCCAGGTCTTTCAATCGTCGACCCGCTCGATTTCGGTGGCCGACAGGAGCTACAGCCAGTTCGTGAGCGATGTGGACGCGGGCAAGGTTTCGTCCGTCACCATCACCGACAACGTTGTTTCGGGTACGCTGAGCGACGGCTCCAAGTTCGAGACCGTCATTCCGGCCGGCGCCGATATCGTGCCGCGGCTGGAACAGCGCGGCGTCTCGATCACGGCCAAGGCCGCCGAGGGGAGCCCGTTCTGGTCGATCCTGCTCTCGTCCTGGCTGCCGTTCATCGTCATCATCGGCGTGTGGTTCTTCTTCATCCGGCAGATGCAGGGTGGGGGTCGTGGCGGCGCCATGGGCTTCGGCAAGTCGCGCGCCAAGCTGCTGACCGAAACGCAGGGCAAGGTCACGTTCGAGGACGTGGCGGGCGTGGACGAAGCCAAGCAGGACCTCGAGGAAATCGTCGAATTCCTGCGCGATCCGGGCAAGTTCCAGCGCCTGGGCGGACGCATTCCGCGCGGCGTGCTGCTGGTGGGCCCTCCGGGTACGGGTAAGACGCTGCTGGCGCGTTCGGTCGCGGGCGAAGCCAATGTGCCGTTCTTCACCATTTCCGGTTCGGACTTCGTCGAAATGTTCGTCGGCGTCGGCGCGAGCCGCGTCCGCGACATGTTCGACCAGGCCAAGAAGAATGCCCCGTGCATCATCTTCATCGACGAAATCGACGCCGTGGGCCGCCATCGTGGCGCGGGTCTGGGCGGCGGTAACGACGAGCGCGAACAGACCCTCAACCAGCTGCTGGTCGAGATGGACGGGTTCGAGGCCAATGAAGGCATCATCCTGATCGCGGCGACCAACCGTCCGGACGTCCTGGACCCGGCGCTGCTGCGTCCGGGCCGCTTCGACCGCCAGGTCGTCGTTCCCAATCCCGATGTCACCGGGCGCGAGCGCATCCTCAAGGTGCACGTGCGCAAGGTGCCGCTGGCTCCCGACGTGGACCTCAAGGTCCTGGCGCGCGGTACCCCGGGTTTCTCGGGCGCGGACCTCATGAACCTGGTCAACGAAGGCGCGCTGCTGGCGGCGCGGCGCAACAAGCGCTTCGTCACCATGGCCGAATTCGAGGACGCCAAGGACAAGCTCATGATGGGTGCCGAGCGCCGGACGCTCGCCATCTCCGAGGAAGAGAAGAAGCTGACCGCCTACCATGAGGCCGGCCACGCTCTCCTTGCCATCAAGATGGAAGGGTCCGACCCGATCCACAAGGCGACGATCATCCCGCGCGGCCGTGCGCTGGGCATGGTGATGCGCCTGCCCGAAAAAGACCAGGTGTCGCTGACCCGCCAGAAGTGCTACGCCGACCTCGCCGTCGCCATGGGTGGCCGCGTGGCCGAGGAAGAGATCTTCGGCTACGACAAGGTGACCTCGGGCGCTTCGGCCGACATCAAGATGGCCACCGGGCTCGCCCGGGCCATGGCCACCGAATTCGGCATGTCGGACAAGCTCGGCCCGCTGCTCTATGGCGATGCGCAGGACGAAGTGTTCCTGGGCCGCTCGATGATGCAGCGCAACACGCACCTGTCCGACGAGACCCAGCAGCTCGTCGATGCGGAAGTGAAGCGCTTCGTGGAAGAGGGCTACGGCACCGCCCAGAAGGTCATTCGCGAATACATCGATGACCTGCACACCATCGCCAAGGCGCTGATCGAATACGAGACGCTGACGGGCGACGAGATCCGCGGGCTGATGAACGGGCAGAGCCCGTTCCGCGAAAGCGACTCGGACACCGCCCCCAAGTCGACGGGCGTTCCCTCGGCCGGCAAGTCGGTGCGCAAGCGCCCGGGGCCGGAGCCGGATTCGGGCCTCGAGCCCCAGCCCGGCAGCTAA
- the tilS gene encoding tRNA lysidine(34) synthetase TilS: protein MSASVTAEGLAAALAPVAQCKAIGLAVSGGADSLALMVLVRRWARDIANPPAIIVYSVDHGLRPEARLEVEMVVREAERLGLPARALRWTGAKPGAGVQEAARLARYGLIGQAMAEDGAEILLTAHHINDQAETVLMRLAHGSGLDGLSAMQPFSLVEGVPIFRPLLGVDPKVLRATVEAEGMTPAEDPSNNDPHYERVRWRKVLPRLAELGLDADALYRFSQRAAQAEEALAVTANISFAEIVRLDGFGSAEVDADQFAAVPKAIADRILARVLRIVGGQQKPRALGVVERLREALVAGDVSKTRTVLGCVVRNAGGIISVAREPGRTSLPKMRLDPQTEFVWDQRFLIANLSSAAGLAVVPAEYWQRRHLEELFGFRITAPMEAIRTSPMVVDGQDKVLSLGTHAFDERIRVTFLTE from the coding sequence ATGTCCGCCAGCGTAACGGCGGAAGGCCTGGCGGCGGCCCTCGCTCCGGTTGCCCAGTGCAAAGCCATCGGCCTGGCCGTCTCGGGCGGGGCCGATAGCCTGGCGCTCATGGTGCTGGTGCGGCGCTGGGCCCGCGATATCGCCAATCCGCCCGCAATCATCGTCTATAGCGTCGATCACGGCCTGCGCCCGGAAGCGCGGCTGGAGGTCGAAATGGTGGTGCGCGAAGCCGAACGGCTGGGGCTGCCGGCCCGCGCGTTGCGGTGGACCGGCGCCAAGCCGGGTGCGGGCGTCCAGGAGGCGGCGCGGCTGGCGCGCTACGGGCTGATCGGGCAGGCCATGGCCGAGGACGGGGCGGAAATCCTGCTCACCGCCCATCACATCAACGACCAGGCCGAGACGGTGCTCATGCGCCTGGCGCACGGGTCGGGGCTCGACGGGCTTTCGGCCATGCAGCCGTTCTCGCTGGTCGAGGGCGTGCCGATCTTCCGGCCGCTGCTGGGGGTGGACCCGAAGGTGCTGCGGGCGACGGTGGAAGCGGAGGGAATGACCCCGGCCGAGGACCCGAGCAACAACGACCCGCATTACGAGCGCGTCCGGTGGCGCAAGGTGCTGCCCAGGCTCGCCGAGCTGGGGCTGGACGCCGACGCTCTCTACCGGTTCTCCCAGCGCGCGGCGCAGGCCGAGGAAGCGCTGGCGGTGACGGCCAATATCAGCTTTGCCGAAATCGTGCGGCTGGACGGGTTCGGTTCGGCCGAAGTGGATGCCGACCAATTCGCCGCGGTGCCCAAGGCCATTGCCGACCGCATCCTGGCGCGGGTGCTGCGCATCGTGGGCGGGCAGCAGAAGCCGCGCGCGCTCGGCGTCGTCGAACGGCTGCGCGAAGCGCTGGTGGCGGGGGACGTGTCAAAAACACGCACCGTGCTCGGCTGCGTGGTGCGCAATGCGGGTGGGATCATTTCGGTGGCGCGCGAGCCGGGGCGGACCTCGCTTCCAAAGATGCGGCTGGACCCCCAGACCGAGTTCGTCTGGGACCAGCGGTTCCTCATCGCGAACTTGTCATCGGCCGCCGGGCTGGCGGTGGTGCCGGCCGAATACTGGCAGCGCCGGCACCTGGAGGAACTCTTCGGGTTCCGCATCACAGCGCCCATGGAGGCGATCCGCACCTCGCCCATGGTCGTGGATGGCCAGGACAAGGTACTTTCCCTGGGGACCCATGCGTTCGACGAGCGCATCAGGGTGACTTTTCTTACAGAATAG
- the ybgF gene encoding tol-pal system protein YbgF: MDDIGLSHDPLLGTGEGAEGAPLTPLPQGSLDVPTTPKEPLDLNRAAGTKATPSDAEAQYNAGYDAIVKGDYSFAEQQFKQFLELYPDNAQAADATNWLGEALLQRHAYGDAAEVLVDGYQKFPSSPRAPDLLLKLGIALAGADERETACRTFAEVSKRYTNLTAAFKTRLSQEQVKAQCPPA, encoded by the coding sequence ATGGACGATATCGGGCTCTCGCACGATCCGCTGCTGGGCACGGGCGAAGGCGCCGAAGGCGCGCCGCTGACCCCCTTGCCGCAGGGCTCGCTCGACGTGCCGACCACGCCCAAGGAGCCGCTCGACCTCAACCGCGCCGCCGGAACCAAGGCGACGCCGAGCGACGCGGAGGCCCAGTACAATGCCGGGTACGACGCGATCGTGAAGGGCGACTATTCGTTCGCCGAACAGCAGTTCAAGCAGTTCCTGGAGCTCTATCCGGACAACGCGCAGGCTGCCGATGCCACCAACTGGCTGGGCGAGGCGCTGCTGCAGCGGCATGCCTATGGCGATGCCGCCGAGGTGCTGGTGGACGGCTACCAGAAGTTCCCCAGCTCGCCCCGGGCGCCCGACCTGCTGCTCAAGCTCGGCATCGCGCTGGCCGGCGCCGATGAGCGCGAAACCGCCTGCCGGACCTTCGCCGAGGTCTCCAAGCGCTACACCAACCTCACCGCGGCGTTCAAAACGCGGCTGAGCCAGGAGCAAGTCAAAGCCCAATGTCCGCCAGCGTAA
- the pal gene encoding peptidoglycan-associated lipoprotein Pal, translating to MTPVIGILRTFALVALVALVAACSRTPATGVGNLGPGAASPGSQQEFLVTVGDRVFFETDSSSLTPTAQDTLNKQAAWLNRYTNYRILIEGHADERGTREYNLALGARRAQVVVNYLISQGVNAQRIQSKSFGKERPVAICNDISCWSQNRRAVTVVQ from the coding sequence ATGACGCCCGTTATCGGCATTTTGCGCACGTTTGCGCTTGTCGCCCTGGTGGCCCTGGTCGCGGCGTGCTCGCGCACTCCGGCGACCGGCGTTGGCAATCTCGGTCCCGGCGCCGCCTCGCCCGGCAGCCAGCAGGAATTCCTCGTAACCGTGGGTGACCGCGTGTTCTTCGAGACCGACTCTTCCTCGCTCACCCCGACCGCCCAGGATACCCTCAACAAGCAGGCCGCCTGGCTCAACCGCTACACCAACTACCGCATCCTGATCGAAGGCCATGCCGACGAGCGCGGGACGCGTGAGTACAACCTCGCCCTCGGCGCCCGCCGCGCCCAGGTGGTGGTCAACTACCTCATCAGCCAGGGCGTGAACGCGCAGCGCATCCAGTCCAAGTCGTTCGGCAAGGAACGTCCGGTTGCGATCTGTAACGACATTTCCTGCTGGTCGCAGAATCGCCGTGCGGTGACCGTGGTCCAGTAA
- the tolB gene encoding Tol-Pal system beta propeller repeat protein TolB, whose protein sequence is MTLLTRRNALKLGIAGSAAMLAARPASALVQITVGGGDFQPLPIAIPNFASSDPQFGADIADIVRANLRRSGLFNPLDPASLPTQVGDVQATPDFGSWKGVGADALVMGAVERGGQIQSSVRVWDTAQGAQVVGKSYATDANSWRRVAHIISDAIYTSLTGEGGYFDTRVVYTAESGPKANRVKRLAIMDQDGANSQYLTDGRTLALTPRFSPNADMVAYMNFEEGNPQVYLLQLSTGQQQRLGSFGQMTFAPRFSPDGRQIAFSVEAGGATNLYSLAIGGGQPVQLTSGAAIDTSPSYSPDGSQIVFESDRGGSPQIYLMNAGGGGANRISYGQGSYSTPVWSPKGDLIAFTRQSGGQFQIGIMRPDGSNERILVSSFHAEGPTWAPNGRVIMFFQDPGGNDGPALHTVDVWGRNIQKIPTETFASDPAWSPLRG, encoded by the coding sequence ATGACTCTCTTGACCCGGCGCAATGCGCTCAAGCTCGGCATAGCCGGCTCGGCTGCGATGTTGGCGGCGCGCCCGGCCTCGGCCCTGGTGCAGATCACCGTGGGTGGTGGTGACTTCCAGCCGCTGCCGATCGCCATCCCCAATTTCGCCTCGTCCGATCCGCAGTTCGGCGCCGACATCGCCGATATCGTGCGGGCGAACTTGCGCCGCTCGGGTCTGTTCAACCCGCTCGACCCGGCCTCGCTGCCCACCCAGGTGGGCGATGTGCAGGCAACGCCCGATTTCGGTTCGTGGAAGGGCGTGGGGGCCGATGCCCTGGTCATGGGCGCGGTCGAGCGCGGCGGGCAGATCCAGTCCTCGGTGCGCGTGTGGGACACGGCGCAGGGCGCCCAGGTGGTGGGCAAGTCCTATGCGACCGATGCCAACAGCTGGCGGCGCGTGGCCCATATCATCTCGGACGCCATCTATACCTCGCTCACCGGCGAGGGCGGCTATTTCGATACCCGCGTGGTCTATACGGCCGAAAGCGGCCCCAAGGCCAACCGCGTCAAGCGCCTGGCGATCATGGACCAGGACGGGGCCAACTCGCAGTACCTGACCGATGGGCGCACCCTGGCGCTGACGCCGCGCTTCTCGCCCAACGCGGACATGGTGGCCTACATGAATTTCGAGGAGGGCAATCCGCAGGTCTACCTGCTCCAGCTCTCGACCGGCCAGCAGCAGCGGCTGGGCTCGTTCGGCCAGATGACCTTCGCGCCGCGCTTCTCGCCCGACGGGCGCCAGATCGCGTTCTCGGTCGAGGCGGGCGGGGCGACCAACCTCTATTCGCTCGCCATCGGGGGCGGGCAGCCTGTGCAGCTCACCAGCGGCGCGGCGATCGACACCAGCCCCTCCTATTCGCCCGACGGCAGCCAGATCGTGTTCGAATCGGATCGTGGCGGGAGCCCGCAGATCTACCTGATGAACGCGGGCGGAGGCGGGGCCAACCGCATCAGCTACGGGCAGGGCTCCTACTCGACCCCGGTGTGGAGCCCCAAGGGCGACCTCATCGCCTTCACCCGCCAGTCGGGCGGCCAGTTCCAGATCGGCATCATGCGTCCGGACGGATCGAACGAGCGCATCCTGGTCTCGAGCTTCCATGCGGAAGGGCCGACCTGGGCGCCCAACGGGCGCGTCATCATGTTCTTCCAGGATCCGGGCGGCAATGACGGCCCGGCGCTCCACACCGTGGACGTGTGGGGACGCAACATCCAGAAGATCCCGACCGAGACCTTCGCTTCGGACCCGGCCTGGTCGCCGCTGCGCGGGTAG
- a CDS encoding cell envelope integrity protein TolA, translated as MKVGVAVSAVSHAALLALVLFGLSGAKELRPEAVDSIAVDLVPVEDVTNIRMGSLESQVVETPTPSIVQDDKPAEIAKPTGNTQEDQPTPEIAPTPSPAPSINTAPTPQPDPEPDPTPTPSTPPTPVEPAPRPEPAQAQQSEPTPAPTPEPTPEPEPTPAPETPELSTPTPAETPQEVAPAPAARVANLEQKRAEFKKQQDAAKKKAEEEAKRVAEAKQKEEQAKKEAEAKKQQQAAVDAADRISDIINNEKSRGGTTGQGGEPTLGKQTGTAARLSQSELDALVAQIRSCLAVPPGAVEANAIVRLRIDFSPDGTVQGNPQVSSTITTTIEQALANAAIRAVVRCGPYNLVAQRYDELKQLEVNFDPAQF; from the coding sequence ATGAAGGTCGGCGTAGCGGTCTCGGCAGTTTCGCACGCAGCCCTCCTCGCTCTGGTCCTGTTCGGACTGAGCGGGGCCAAGGAGTTGCGTCCGGAAGCTGTCGACTCGATCGCGGTCGACCTGGTGCCGGTCGAGGACGTGACCAATATCCGCATGGGCTCGCTGGAGAGCCAGGTGGTGGAAACGCCCACCCCTTCGATCGTCCAGGACGACAAGCCGGCCGAAATCGCCAAGCCGACGGGCAATACCCAGGAAGACCAGCCGACGCCCGAGATCGCGCCGACGCCTTCCCCGGCGCCTTCGATCAATACCGCGCCGACCCCGCAGCCGGACCCCGAGCCCGATCCGACCCCGACGCCCTCGACGCCGCCGACCCCGGTAGAGCCGGCGCCGCGCCCCGAACCCGCCCAGGCCCAGCAGTCCGAGCCCACCCCGGCGCCGACGCCCGAGCCGACCCCGGAACCCGAGCCGACGCCAGCGCCTGAAACGCCGGAGCTTTCGACCCCCACGCCCGCCGAGACGCCCCAGGAAGTCGCGCCGGCCCCGGCCGCGCGCGTCGCCAATCTCGAGCAGAAGCGCGCCGAGTTCAAAAAGCAGCAGGACGCGGCCAAGAAGAAGGCCGAGGAAGAGGCCAAGCGCGTGGCCGAGGCCAAGCAGAAGGAAGAGCAGGCCAAGAAGGAAGCCGAAGCGAAAAAGCAGCAGCAGGCGGCCGTCGACGCGGCGGATCGCATCTCGGACATCATCAACAACGAGAAGTCGCGTGGCGGCACGACCGGGCAGGGGGGCGAGCCGACGCTGGGCAAGCAGACCGGCACCGCGGCGCGCCTGTCCCAGTCCGAACTCGACGCTCTCGTGGCCCAGATCCGCTCGTGCCTGGCGGTGCCGCCGGGTGCGGTGGAAGCCAATGCCATCGTGCGGCTGCGCATCGACTTTTCGCCGGACGGCACCGTGCAGGGCAACCCGCAGGTGTCGAGCACCATCACGACCACGATCGAACAGGCCCTGGCCAACGCAGCCATCCGCGCCGTCGTCCGTTGCGGTCCATACAACCTTGTTGCCCAGAGATACGATGAGCTGAAGCAGCTCGAAGTGAACTTCGACCCGGCCCAGTTCTGA
- the tolQ gene encoding protein TolQ: MDAVGAVATHSDISIWGLFVQADWIVKFVMLALLAASIWCWAIIVDKSMLYGRYRREMGRFERVFWSGQSLEELYQAQSDRPSPGFGAVFVAAMKEWKRSHEQNAASFIGMQARLDKVLDVAINRESDVLEKNLGFLATVGSAAPFVGLFGTVWGIMNAFTSIAASKSTNLAVVAPGIAEALFATALGLVAAIPAVIAYNKLSSDANKMTGRLEGFADEFSTILSRQLEARGK; encoded by the coding sequence ATGGACGCGGTCGGGGCTGTAGCCACGCACTCCGACATTTCTATCTGGGGTCTGTTTGTACAAGCCGACTGGATCGTCAAGTTCGTGATGCTGGCCCTATTGGCCGCATCGATCTGGTGCTGGGCGATCATCGTTGACAAGTCGATGCTCTACGGGCGCTACCGGCGCGAGATGGGGCGGTTCGAGCGGGTCTTCTGGTCGGGCCAGTCGCTCGAGGAGCTCTACCAGGCCCAGTCCGACCGCCCGAGCCCCGGCTTCGGCGCGGTGTTCGTAGCGGCCATGAAGGAGTGGAAGCGCAGCCACGAGCAGAACGCGGCCTCCTTCATCGGCATGCAGGCGCGCCTCGACAAGGTGCTCGACGTCGCCATCAACCGCGAAAGCGACGTGCTGGAAAAGAATCTCGGCTTTTTGGCCACCGTCGGCTCGGCGGCGCCCTTCGTTGGCCTTTTTGGTACGGTATGGGGCATCATGAACGCCTTTACCTCCATTGCCGCCTCCAAGAGCACGAACCTGGCCGTCGTGGCGCCCGGCATCGCCGAGGCGCTGTTCGCGACCGCGCTGGGCCTCGTCGCCGCCATCCCGGCGGTTATCGCCTACAACAAGCTTTCGAGCGACGCCAACAAGATGACCGGGCGCCTCGAAGGCTTCGCCGACGAATTCTCCACCATCCTCTCGCGTCAGCTCGAAGCCAGGGGCAAGTAA
- the ybgC gene encoding tol-pal system-associated acyl-CoA thioesterase, with product MSQAHRMNVRVYYEDTDFSGNVYHASYLKFFERGRTEFLRDMGIHHAELAGEGIAFAVRAMQIEFEGAAHIDDLLEVETAVASFSGARLLLEQTIRRDGVVLTRASVQVVAIKVGGGAARLPRTMLAALRA from the coding sequence ATGAGCCAGGCGCACCGCATGAACGTGCGTGTCTACTACGAGGACACGGACTTTTCGGGCAATGTCTACCACGCTTCCTACCTCAAGTTCTTCGAACGCGGGCGCACCGAATTCCTGCGGGACATGGGCATCCACCACGCCGAACTGGCCGGCGAGGGGATCGCCTTTGCCGTGCGCGCGATGCAGATCGAGTTCGAGGGAGCGGCCCATATCGATGACCTGCTCGAGGTCGAGACGGCGGTCGCCAGCTTTTCGGGGGCGCGGCTGCTGCTCGAGCAGACCATCCGGCGCGACGGCGTGGTGCTGACGCGCGCGAGCGTCCAGGTGGTGGCGATCAAGGTGGGCGGCGGCGCGGCGCGCCTGCCGCGGACGATGCTCGCCGCGCTCAGGGCCTGA
- a CDS encoding rhomboid family intramembrane serine protease, which translates to MRAAGRFPWLTVSVFVLTTLVTAAQFAWPGVVPALRRQPSMVADGEAWRFVTAWLVHDEGARQIVFNFTALAIAGTFVELVLGRWIWVAAYVIGGLSGEIAGIFWQPIGAGNSVAVCGLIGALASWQARRRAVPVLARFIFPLACFGGGLVLIANRDIHGPPLLVGGAIGLLGKAPQ; encoded by the coding sequence ATGAGGGCGGCAGGGCGGTTTCCCTGGCTGACCGTCTCGGTCTTCGTTCTCACCACGCTGGTGACAGCCGCCCAGTTCGCCTGGCCGGGCGTGGTGCCGGCGCTGCGCCGGCAACCCTCGATGGTGGCGGATGGCGAGGCCTGGCGGTTCGTCACCGCCTGGCTCGTCCATGACGAGGGGGCGCGCCAGATCGTCTTCAATTTCACCGCCCTTGCCATCGCGGGGACCTTCGTTGAGCTGGTGCTCGGCCGCTGGATCTGGGTCGCTGCCTATGTGATCGGCGGCCTTTCCGGCGAGATCGCCGGAATCTTCTGGCAGCCCATCGGGGCCGGCAATTCGGTGGCCGTGTGCGGGCTCATCGGGGCGCTGGCGAGCTGGCAGGCGCGGCGCAGGGCAGTGCCGGTCCTCGCCCGGTTCATCTTTCCGCTGGCCTGTTTCGGTGGAGGCTTGGTGCTCATCGCCAATCGCGATATCCACGGGCCGCCGCTCCTCGTGGGCGGCGCGATCGGACTGCTTGGAAAGGCCCCGCAATGA